From the genome of Colwellia psychrerythraea 34H, one region includes:
- the rnhB gene encoding ribonuclease HII yields MASKQIFPDFEYPIAYCIAGVDEVGRGPLVGDVVTAAVILDPDNPIEGLMDSKKLSEKKRNLLSLEIKEKAISWSLGRASPQEIDTLNILHATMLAMQRAVEGLNVEPDFVLVDGNRCPTFLCNASESNQQNLKIASQAVVKGDARVTEISAASIIAKVARDNEMIALDKLHPEYGFAKHKGYPTKLHLEKIIEHGVLDCYRQSFKPVARVLGTYHD; encoded by the coding sequence ATGGCGAGTAAGCAAATTTTCCCTGATTTTGAATACCCTATCGCGTATTGCATTGCGGGTGTTGATGAAGTCGGTCGTGGTCCTTTAGTTGGTGATGTGGTTACAGCGGCGGTAATTTTAGATCCCGATAACCCGATTGAAGGATTGATGGACTCGAAAAAATTATCAGAAAAGAAGCGTAACTTGTTATCCCTTGAAATAAAGGAAAAGGCAATCTCTTGGTCATTAGGGCGTGCTTCTCCACAAGAAATTGATACCTTGAATATATTACACGCCACTATGCTTGCGATGCAGCGAGCTGTTGAAGGACTGAATGTTGAACCTGACTTTGTGCTTGTTGATGGTAATCGTTGTCCTACATTCTTATGCAATGCCAGTGAAAGTAACCAACAAAATTTAAAAATTGCTAGCCAAGCGGTAGTGAAAGGTGACGCTAGAGTTACTGAAATAAGTGCTGCGTCTATTATTGCTAAAGTAGCTCGCGATAATGAAATGATAGCCTTAGACAAACTCCATCCTGAATATGGTTTCGCCAAGCACAAAGGTTACCCAACTAAACTTCATTTAGAAAAAATTATCGAGCATGGCGTACTGGATTGTTATCGACAAAGCTTTAAGCCTGTCGCTAGAGTATTAGGTACATACCATGACTGA